Genomic DNA from Candidatus Kapaibacterium sp.:
CCGACTATCGCAAAAGGTGGAAAAATTACTGAAGTAGTAATGCCGAAAATGGGCGAATCACTTCAAGAAGGCACTGTCACCAAATGGCTTGTCAAAGTTGGTGATGCAGTCGAACGCGACCAAATGATTCTCGAAATTTCTACCGATAAGGTTGATACAGAAGTTCCTTCACCCGTTGAGGGCGTTTTAGCCGAAATTATGGTACAAGAGGGCGAAACGGTCGAAGTTGGTGTGCCTATCGCAAAAATTTCAAGTGGTGGCACAGTTGAAGCGAAATCAGAACCTACTCCTGCTGCTGATGAGCCGAAAGAAGCCAAAGCTGAACCAAAGAAAGAATCAGCCGCAGAAGAAAAATCTGCACCTAAAGCAAGTGTCACTATACCTGCCGAAGGCGGCACGAAAGAGATTCCTCCACGCGATGGCGAAAATTTCTATTCACCATTGGTTAGAAAAATCGCTGAAGATAACGAAGTTACACTCGAAGAACTCAGACAAATCAAGGGTTCCGGCTTAGAAGGCAGAATCAACAAAAATGACATTTTGGATTATATCGAAAATCGTAGCTCGGCACCTGCACCTAAAGCAGCACCTTCCGCACCCGCAGCAAGTGCACCGAAGGCAGCTTCGACTGTTCCTGCTGCACCAAAAGCTCCGCAGATTTCCTTGCCTACAGGCGATGATGTCGAAGTAATCCCGATGGATAGAATTCGCCAATTGATTTCCGACCACATGGTTTATTCCAAGCATACTTCAGCACACGTTACAAGCGTTGCAGAGGTTGACGTTACAGGTATTGTGAACTTCAGAAATAAAATGAAGGCTGAATTTGAAAAGCGAGAAGGTTTCAAGCTCACTTACACACCTTTCTTTGCTCAAGCTGTAATTGATGCCGTTCGCCAATTCCCAATGGTAAATATCAGTGTGGACGGAAAAAATATTCTTCGCCATAAGAGAATTAATCTTGGAATTGCAACTGCACTTCCCGATGGCAACTTGATTGTGCCCGTAATTAAGGGTTCCGATATGCTCAATATCACCGGAGTAGCACGCTCAATCTATGATTTGGCGAACAGAGCACGTAATAAAAAGCTTAGTCCCGACGAAATTCAAGGCGGCACAGTCACTTTGACTAATGTCGGCACTTTTGGCACTTTATTCGGTACTCCGATAATAAACCAACCTCAAGTGGCAATATTTGGCGTCGGTGCTATTAAGAAAAGACCAATGGTAAAAGAAATCGAAGGAAATGATTTGATTTTGATTCGCCAAATGATGTATGCGTCTATAACATATGACCACAGAGTGGTTGACGGTATGTTAGCAGGTCAAACATGAGCTGCAGTAGTGAAAAATCTTGAAAATATGAACGAAAAAACAATTGTTATTTAATTATTTTTTGTTTTAAATTAATTCAAAGGAGTTATTATTTTAATAACTCCTTTTTTATTTTTTATAAATTGAGTTGTATTCTTCAAGCATTCTATGAGATGAAAACTGTTTCAAGACAGTGTTCATGGAATTTCGCATAATTTTATACCATTCACCGCTCGTGGTATTTCTCGAATAATAAAGCGGGATAATTGTATTTTCGAGCGTATCATAAATCGAATTTGCAAGTTCTAAATCCGGTAAATCATTTACATTTTGGTCACCGATTGCCCAGCCATTTGTGTCATCAAAAGCTTCATCCCACCACCCGTCGAGAATACTGAAATTAATTCCACCATTCAAAGCAGATTTCATGCCCGATGTTCCGCTCGCTTCTAATGTACGAATCGGCGTATTCAGCCATATGTCACAAGCACTGACCAAATGCTTCGCAATGCGTATGTCATAATTTTCCAAAAATATTATTTTATCTTCAAGCGAATAATCTCGGATTTTTCTAATAATATTTTTTATTAAGCGTTTACCATCAACATCAGCAGGATGCGACTTGCCTGAAATTAATAATTTAACAGGCTTTGATTTATTATTTAAAATTGGAATTAATCGTTCCATATTCTCGAAAACTAATTCTGCTCTTTTGTAAGGAGCGAATCTTCTTGCAAAGCCGATAAGGAGAGCATCTTCCGAAATATTTGAGCAAATATCAGTAAATTTATCTCGTTTGATATAAGCAGGATGATTTAAGATTAAATAATTATTAAAATATTCTATTAAATGCACTTTTGCAGATTTTCTGGCTGAATCTAATTTATTATTTGGAATTTT
This window encodes:
- the sucB gene encoding 2-oxoglutarate dehydrogenase, E2 component, dihydrolipoamide succinyltransferase gives rise to the protein MRVEVVMPKMGESLQEGTITKWMKKVGEKVERDEMILEISTDKVDTEVPSPNEGVLAEILVAEGETVEVGTAIAIIETDASASTEAKSETPKEELKEEPKEEPKEEPKEESKATQEPQKAKEEAPTIAKGGKITEVVMPKMGESLQEGTVTKWLVKVGDAVERDQMILEISTDKVDTEVPSPVEGVLAEIMVQEGETVEVGVPIAKISSGGTVEAKSEPTPAADEPKEAKAEPKKESAAEEKSAPKASVTIPAEGGTKEIPPRDGENFYSPLVRKIAEDNEVTLEELRQIKGSGLEGRINKNDILDYIENRSSAPAPKAAPSAPAASAPKAASTVPAAPKAPQISLPTGDDVEVIPMDRIRQLISDHMVYSKHTSAHVTSVAEVDVTGIVNFRNKMKAEFEKREGFKLTYTPFFAQAVIDAVRQFPMVNISVDGKNILRHKRINLGIATALPDGNLIVPVIKGSDMLNITGVARSIYDLANRARNKKLSPDEIQGGTVTLTNVGTFGTLFGTPIINQPQVAIFGVGAIKKRPMVKEIEGNDLILIRQMMYASITYDHRVVDGMLAGQT